A stretch of DNA from Mycobacterium senriense:
ATCGTTACCACCTCCGAACAAGTTGCGCGCGAACGCAGCTCGGCCGTCGTCGGCTGCCTTGCCGCCGGGTGGCCGGACCAGCTGCATGAGTTCTTCGAGTTCTTCGTCGGGCAGGTCGCGGAGGTACTGCTCGACTCCGAGCCGTAGCCAATCGGTCGGGTTCATTAGCGCTGGTCTACCTTTCGTTCGGCGTACTGGACGACTGTCTGTCGCGGGAAGACCCATCGACCGCCGACGTTGCGACCGCCGATCCTGTCTCGGAAACGATCATCACGGACCCACCTTTCCGAGCAGTGCAGGATTTCGGCGGCGTCTGTGCTGTCGATGAGATCTTCTGCTGCCGATCGTGACGATTGTGGCTGCGGCGCACAAGTTTTGGTTCCGCGGACGGAACTAACGAGGCGGGCATGCACAGTGTCGAACCCGCGCGGAAGACGCGGCAGAGGTCTGCCACCGAAGACACAGCGAGCCATCAGGTCGCGCGTGCCAAAGAGCAGCAATGTCACTTCGGTCGCTGTGAGACCGACCACGATCGGTTCCGTGTCGCTCATCGGCCTACCTCAACGCGGACGACGACGAGGCTGTGCACGCCGATGCACAGCGGGCCGCACGGAGTGAGTTCGGCTTCGGCCAATCGTGCCTGCCCGGCGTTGGGCCAGTACGTCGCTTCGACGGTGACGGGCCCAGTGTCGGTGCTGCGGTGACAGACCAGCGCGGCACAGACGCTCACGTCGCAGCCTTCGCACGATGCCATTCACAGGCTTGGCCTTCTGCCGCTACCCGGATTCGGCAGGGCCGGCCTGCTTGTGTTGACCGGCCGCATCGGTGTGTGCGCCGGCTGATCGTGAGCCGGCGCACGAACTCCAATGGAAGCGGGCCAAGCTGTTCGTGAGCGACGCCGCGGCAAGTGCTGTCGTATCGTTCGGCGGGGTCGCCGATTGCGGAGTGCTTGGCGAGGACCAGGTGCTCGTCACCGGATGCAGTGACGCAGAACGCGGCCCAGTAGTCGGGCCGGCCGGCCGCACATAAGCGGACCGTCCGTTCGTGGTCGATCAGCGCTCCGGGGTGCTCCGTCATGCGGATTCCTTTCGTCCGTTCACCGCTTCCCACCCACCACCCCTATAAGGGGTGGGTGGGAGCGTGATTGCTAATGGCGTGATTGCCGTGATTGCTTGCGTGACGGCTCGTCCTGCACCGTTCTGTTCCTCGTGATGGGGGTGATTGATGCGTGATATTCAGAATCGGCGAACGGCTGCGTGACGTCTCTACCAGCGGTTTCTTCGGATTCGTGAATGGGGCGTGATTGGTTCTCGGCCAGAAACCACGCAGTGCTCTGACGCAGCTCGCCACCGCCCCGGCTGCCCTCGATGCACACCAGCACACCCCCTGCGGCAAGCTGGTCGAGCTTGCGACGGGCCTTCTCGACATCGGCCCGCGTGGGCGCCTGCTTCTCCGTGATAGCCTGCGCGGCGCCCTTAGCCGTCAGGCCATCGACGCCCGCCGCGCGCACCAGCGCGACCAGATCGACGGCGTGGTCGACGGTCATCACGCCAGCCGTTTGGTCGTGCAGCAGCCGGTACGGCCCGACCTCGTCGGCCGGCTGCTTCACGTGCCGGAAGCTGACGATCGGGTCGCCGGGTTCGCCTGCGAGCAGCACCACTGATCCGCAGCCCGACGTCAGCCATGTCGAGCCGTACACGTCGTCGACCGACGGAGCGGCCCGGGGCGTGAGAGGGTTGCGCTTCTTGGGGTGGTGCAACTCCAACATCTGACAGCCCAGAGCTAGCACGTTTTGCCGCGCCCGATTCCACTGCGCGCCAACTCGATCCTCACTCAGGCTCACGGCCGCATCCTTCAGGCTGTCGACCACCACCACGCCCGCGTCGTAGTACTCGACCATCCGCGCCAACGTGCCGGGGTTGGCCGCGAGGTCGCGTGTCGGCGGGCCGCGCCACACTTGTAGACGCTCGGCCAGAACTTGGCGGTCGGCCTCTCCGAAGATCCGACCCGCGGCCCGCGCAATCTGGTTGGGCCGATCCATCGCCAGATACAGCACCCGGCCCACGTCGGCTCTGACCGGCAGCCCGAGCAAGCTGCCGGTGCCCAGCCCAAGAAGCTCCCGCACCAGCGCCAACGCCAACGTTGTCTTACCCAGCCCTTGCCCGCCGGCCAGCATCAACGCCTCACCCGCCGACCAAAGCACCGAGTTATCACGGCCCCAAATCGCGGGAATGCCGGCAGGCGCGTCCAGCACGAACTCGGCACCGCTCACCCCGTACTCGGGCAACTGCACCGTCTCTGCATCCTGACCGACGACAATCACGGCGGGCACCTGGCTGGCCTCGGACTGCAATCGCTCGGCGATCGCGCGGCCCCGAGCCAATAGGTCCTCGGTCATGCGATCTTGCCGCCGGCCGCTTCGAACAGGAGCTCGGCGAGCCTTCGATCGTCACCGCCGCGCCGCGAAAGCGATTGCAGGACATCGGCTTTAAGTAGCGGGACGTAGCCATCCGCGAGCAAGTGCAACGCGGCGTCCCGGCCAGCTTCGACCATCCTGTCTGACGGCGACCGGTCGGTGCAGCGGTGCGTCCACGGATCGCTGCACCCACAATCCCGCGGCTCGACACGGCGGGCCGCTCGGCGGCGGCGTTCCCAGCCGGCCACGCCGCTATGCTGTTGGCAGTCCTCCAGGGGCTTCGAAGCCGCCGATACCTGCCCGGGTCGGCGGCTTTTCCGTTCGTAGATCATCAGACAGCGGCGGCGTCGAGCAGGCCGGCAACGAACGCGTCGACGTCAGCTTGCGGAATCAGCGTTCGCGATCCAATTTTCACGCGGCGCAGCGTGCCGTCGTTTATCAGCTGGTAAACGGTGGTACGGCCGACGTCAAGCTGTTCGCAGACGTTGGGGATGGTGCATAGCTTGCGCAGCGCGGGAGTGAGTTTCGGGTTCTTCGGCACGGTGGGGATTCCCTTCTGAAACGGGAACGCCGAGCTACAGATAGGCCATTTGGGCCTTCTCTGTGCTCGGCTGCCGGTTCAGCGAGTCCGCGTTGCGGGACTCAGCGGGTGGACCCCGGTTCGGGGCGTGCGCCGTTCGTCTCGACTCCTACAATCTCGGCCGGTCCGGGGTTCCCGGTGGGTGGCGCGCCGGTCGAATCTGCCTGTGTAGCAGCGTGTCGCCTGTAAGTCTCGATTAGCGTCGGTGTTCGGTCGTGGCACCGACCGTACCAGACCGCTTAGACGTGCCCCTGTAATCGAGCGAGCGCGCGTGTTCGTGACTATTCTTCTGCGTGCGACCACTTGACCTGTGGAGAGGCGGTTATGGGCACACGACGAGCCGACGGTGAAGGCTCTTACCGGCAGCGGCCAAACGGACTGTGGGAAGCGTCCACCAGGTACACCACACCTGACGGGGAGCGGAAACGGCTCAGCGTGTACGGGAAGACCCGCGCTGAGGCGCGCGGCAAGCTAAACGACGCGCGCAAGCGGATCGCTGAGGGCGCTCCCCCGCGCGACGACAAGCAGACGGTCGGGTCGTGGTTGGAGTCCTGGCGCACGACGGCGCTGCCGGCGTCGTCGCGCAAAGCAACCACTCAGGAGCTTTATGCGAATCTGTGTCGCAAGCACTTGGAAGGCGACGCCAAACTTGCCGCGCTGAGGCTCGACCAGATTCGGCCGACCCACATCGAATCGCTCGTAATGCGTCTGCGCGGCAAGGAGTTATCCGACAGCACCGTTCGACAGGTGTACACGGTGCTGCGGGCCGCGCTCGATATCGCTGTCCGCGACGGACTGCTGGCGGCCAATCCGACGGCGAAGGTGAAGCGTCCCGCTGTCACGCCGAAAGAAGCGCGCTATCTGTCCACCGAAGACGTGCGGCGACTCCTGAGCCATCTGGACGGGCTTCGGTACCGGCTAGCGGTGCTGGTGCTCGCGGCAACCGGAATGCGCCGCGGCGAAGTCGCCGGCCTGCGCTGGGCTGACGTCGACCTGACTAAGGGTGAGTTGACCGTGGCCGGCGTCGTCGTGCGCGTCTCTGGCGCGTTGGCGTGGACGGCGCCGAAGACTGATCGTTCGCGCCGGCGCATCCCGTTGACGACCGGGCTGATCGCCGAGTTGAAGAAGCACCGCAGGACGCAGATCGCCGAGCGCCTGCACGCTGGCGACCAATGGGTCGAAACGGGCGCCGTGTTCGCCACCGAGGGCGGCGGGTGGCTCGACCCGCGCAACCTACTGCGCACCGTCGAGATTGCAGCGGGCAAGGCTGGGATCGAGAACGTCGGCGCGCACACGCTGCGCCACTCGGCGGCCGTCGGCTGGTTGGAGTCCGGCGTCCACATTAAAGCCGCGGCCGACTTGCTCGGACACGCGTCGATCAGCATCACAGGCGATCTGTACGGGCACACCAGCGATGACGCCGCGCGGGCCGCGGTGAAGGGACTCGGCGATGCGCTCGGACTGTGAAGGCGGTATGCAAAGGCGGTACACAATGCAAAGAGTCACCTTCCAAACTCTCGGAAATGCCCTCTGAACTGCGTCGGGCTGACAGGATTTGAACCTGCGACCACTTGACCCCCAGTCAAGTGCGCTACCAAACTGCGCCACAGCCCGCGTGCCGATGCGTGCACCGGCAGCAGGTCGAAAGCCTACCGTAAACGCGCGGCCGACCCGCCAGGCGACCTCCGGGTGGCGGGCGGCAGGCGACCATGCGGTGAAGCGCAATCGCGCTAGCGGCGGCGCTAGCGGAATCGGGAAGCACCTATCGGTCCGAAGAGACCGCCAGCGTCCCGAAAACCCTTACCACCTCAGCGCCGCCTGGCTCCGCGCTTTTCGCGTATCCGCACGTTGATCCGGATCGGCGAGCCCTCGAACCCGAACGTCTCGCGCAGCCGCCGCTCCAGGAAGCGCCGATACCCGGCCTCCAGAAAACCTGTGGTGAACAGCACGAACGTCGGGGGCCGGGCGGTGGCCTGGGTGGCGAACAGGATGCGCGGCTGCTTGCCCCCACGCACGGGGGGCGGCGTGGCGGCCACCACCTCTTTGAGCCACGAATTCAGCGGGCCGGTGGGGATCCGCGCGTCCCACGACGCCAGCGCGGTCTCCATCGCGGGCACCAACTTCTGCAGCGCCCGCCCGGTCTTGGCGGAGATGTTGACCCGCGGCGCCCACCGCAGCTGCACCAATTCGCGGTCGATCTCGCGCTCCAACAGCTCGCGGCGGTCTTCGTCGACCAGGTCCCACTTGTTGAAGGCCAGCACCAGGGCGCGGCCGGCCTCGATGACCATCGACAGCACCCGCTGGTCCTGTTCGGTGAGCGGGTCCGACCCGTCGATCAGCACGATCACCACCTCGGCCGCGTCGATGGCCGAGCGCGTGCGCACCGAGGCGTAGAACTCGTGCCCGCTGGCCTGGCCGACCTTGCGCCGCAGTCCCGCGGTGTCGACGAACCGCCACACCCTGTCGCCCAGCTCGATCAGCGAGTCCACCGGGTCCACCGTGGTCCCGGCGACGTCGTGCACCACCGAGCGCTGGTCACCGGCGAGCTTGTTCAACAGCGAGCTCTTCCCGACGTTGGGCTTGCCGACCAGCGCCACGCGCCGCGGGCCACCGGACGTGGGCGCCACCTCGGAGACCTCGGGCAGCGCGGCCAGCACCGCGTCGAGCAGGTCCGCCACACCGCGGCCGTGCATCGCGCTGATCGCGTACGGCTCACCGAGCCCCAGCGACCACAGCATCGCGGCGTCCGCCTCGGCCTTGTCGCTGTCAACCTTGTTGGCCGCCAAGAAGACCGGCTTGCCCGACCGGAGCAGGATCCGGGCGGCGGCCTCGTCGGCCGTGGTGGCGCCGACGACGGCGTCGACCACCAGGATCACCGCGTCGGCGGTGCGCATGGCCACCGAGGCCTGGTCGGCCACCAGCTGCTGCAGCCCCTTGGCGTCGGGTTCCCATCCCCCGGTGTCCTGCACGACGAACCGGCGCCCGGTCCACAGCGCGTCATAGGACACCCGGTCGCGGGTGACGCCCGGGATGTCCTGCACCACCGCTTCCCGTCGGCCCAGGATCCGGTTCACCAGGGTCGACTTGCCGACGTTGGGCCGGCCGACCACCGCCACCACCGGCGCCGGACCGGCCTCCTCCAGTTCGTCCAGGCCGAATTCGACGGAATCCCAGTCGCTTTCGTCGCTCCACGTGCCGTCTTGACTCACCGCACCGCTCCGCTTCGCTGCTTGACCAGGTCCCGCAGGTGCGAGATCACCTGGGCCTCGGTCATCTCGCTGGTATCGACGACCACCGCGTCCGGGGCCGCCCGCAGCGGCGACACCGCCCGGGTGGAGTCCAGATGGTCGCGCCGGCGCACGTCGGCCAGCACCGCCTCGTAGTCGTCGGCCAGCCCGGCCGCCACGTTCTGATCGTTGCGCCGCCGCGCCCGGGTCTCGGCCGACGCGGTCAGGAAGATCTTCACGGGAGCGTCGGGCAGCACGACTGTGCCGATGTCGCGGCCCTCGACGACGACACTGCCCGGGCCCTCGGCCATTTCGCGCTGCAGGTCGACGAGCCGGGTGCGCACGGCCGGAACCGAGGACACCGCCGACACCGAGCCGGTCACCCGGTCGCCACGGATCTCCGTCGAAACATCCTCTCCGCAAAGGAAATAACGGTCGCCGTCGGGGCGATAGTCGATCGACATCTGCACCGTTTCCGCCGTGTGCGCAACGGCCTCGGCGTCGGCCGGGTCGATGTCGGCGCGCAGCACGGCCAGCGTCACCATCCGGTACATCCCGCCGGTGTCCAAGTAGCGCGCGCCGAGCTCTTGCGCCAATCCCTTTGATACCGAGGACTTTCCGGTGCCCGCCGGGCCATCGATGGCCACCACGATGTCGCTCACAGGCTGATGGTTCGCTGCACTCGCATCACTCGCTGCGCTCGTTCTGCTCGTTCCGCTCACAGGCCCACCGCTTTGTACAGCTGGCCGATCTCATGATGAGCCAGCGCCCGGAAGGTGCCCGGCCGCTGCTTGCCCAGCGAGACCGGCCCGATGTCGGTGCGCACCAACGACTCCACCGGGAATCCCGCGGCCGCCAACAGCCGGCGCACGATGCGATTGCGCCCCTCGTGCAGCGTCACCCGCACCAGCGTCTTGCCCGGAATGGCGTCCACCACCGCGAACTCGTCGAGTTTGGCCGGCCCGTCGTCCAACTCGATGCCGGCACGCAACTTCTTGCCGAGCCCACGTGGCACCGACCCGGTCACCGTCGCCAGGTATGTCTTGGGCACCTCGTGGGAAGGGTGCATCAGCCGGTGCGCGAGCTCGCCGTCGTTGGTCAGCAGGATCAACCCTTCGGTGTCGGCGTCCAACCGCCCGACGTGAAACAGGTTCTTGTTGCCGCGAACCTTGCGCTCGACCAGATCGCCGATGCACGGTCGCCCGCGGTCGTCGGACATGGTCGAGTGCACGCCGCGCGGCTTGTTCAGGGCCAGATACACCTGCGAGTCGTCGAGCACCACCCGGGCGCCGTCGACGCGGATCACCGCGGAGTCCGGGTCGACGCGGGTGCCCAGCTCGGTCACCACCTGGCCGTCCACCTCGACGCGGCCGTCGATAATCAACTTCTCGGCGGCCCGCCGCGACGCAATTCCGGCTTGGGACAACACTTTTTGCAGCCGGATCCCCTGATCTTCGTCCATCAATCCTGGTCCACGTCGAACGTCAGCGACTGGCCGGACGATTGACCGCCGGACAATTTGATGAAACGTGGCTCGCTGTCCAGGGATTCGCTGAGGTCCTCGATCGTATCGACGTCGGGAAGCAGCGGCGCGATGTCCGGAAGATCCGCCAACGAGGTCAGCCCCAGCCGCTCCAGGAACAGGTCGGTGGTGGCGAACGTCACCGCGCCGGTGTCCTCGTCGGCGCCGGCCTCGGTGATCAGACCCCGCGCCAGCAGCGTGCGCATCACGGCGTCGACGTTGACACCGCGCACCGCGCTCACCCGCGCGCGCGTCACCGGCTGGCGGTAGGCGACCACGGCCAGTGTCTCCAGCGCCGCCCGGGTCAGCTTGGACCGCGCGCCGTCCAGCAGCAGCTTCTCGACATAGGGCGCAAACCGGGCGCGGGTGTACATCCGCCACCCCTCACTGTTCCGGCGCAGATCGATGCCGCTGTCGCGCTCGGTGAGTTGCTCGGCCATCTCCTGCAGCTTGGTGGCGATCCGGTACACCGGCTGCTGGGTGGCCGACGCCAGCGCCTCCGCGGTCACCGGGGTGTCCACCACCAACAGCAGCGCCTCGAGCACGGAACCGAGCTCCTCGGACTCCATGGGCGCGACTTCGGCGATGTCCGGGATGCCTGAATCCAGGTCGATCTCGGGCAGTTCTTCAGTCATTCGTCCCGCACTTCTACCAAGGCTTCACTGGCCGGACGTTCCCCGGTCCACGAGATTTGGAGCACGCCAAGCGGCTCTGACTGGTCGAATGCTACCGCCCGGGACCGATACAGTTCGAGCAGCGCCAGGAAGCGCCCGACCACCTCCATCGACGCCTCACAGTCGGCGACCAGGTCGGAGAACGTCGCCCACGCCCCGCTGCCCCGCGCTTCCAGGATGGCCAGCAGCTTCTTGGCCTGCTCGGGAACCGAGACCTGGACCTGGTGCAGGTGCGCGACCGACACGGTCGGGACGGGCCGCGGGCTGAACGCGATCGCGGCGATCTGGGCGAACCGTTCGGCGTCGACACCGATCATCACCTCGGGCAGCAGTTCGGTGAACCGGTCCTCCAGCGACACCGAGCGCGGGTAGCTGCGCAGCGCCGTGGCCTCGAGTTCGGCGAACATCTCGGCGACGTGCTTGAATGCGCGATACTGCAGCAGCCGGGCGAACAGCAGGTCCCGCACCTCCAGCAGCGCGAGGTCTTCGTCGTCGTCGACTTGTCCGGCGGGCAGCAGCCGCGCCGCCTTCAGGTCCAGCAGGGTCGCGGCGACCACCAGGAACGCCGTGGTCTCCTCCAGCTCCAGCTGTGGACCGATTTCGCGGGTGTAGGCGATGAAGTCGTCGGTGACCTGGTGGAGCGCCACCTCGGTCACGTCGAGGCGATGCGCGAAGATCAGCTGCAGCAGCAGGTCGAACGGACCCTCGAAATTGGTCAGGCGGACCTGGAAGCCGTTCTGCTGTGGCGCCTCACCGGTTTCGGTCGCGTTCACGCGCCGAATCGGTCAATGAACTCACGGGCCAGCGCGCGATAGGCGACGGCCCCGGTGGATCGCGGGGCCCACGTGGTGATGGGTTCGCCGGCCACGCTGGTCTCCGGGAACCGGACGGTCCGGGTGATCACGGTGTCGAACACCAGATCCCCGAAGCGCTCCACCACCCGGGCCATCACCTCGCGCGAGTTGACCGTGCGCGGGTCGTAACGGGTCAGCAGGATCCCGCTGATCTCGAGCTTCGGATTCAGCCGGTCGCGCACCTTGTCGACGGTGTCGGTCAGCAGCGCCAGCCCGCGCAGCGAGAAATACTCGCACTCGGTCGGGATCACCACGCCGTCGGCGCAGGCCAGGCCGTTGACGGTGAGCAGCCCCAGCGACGGCTGGCAGTCGATCAGCACGTAGTCGTAGCGGTCCAGCACCGGGTGCAGCGCGCGGCCCAGTGTCTGCTCGCGCCCCACCTCGTTGACCAGCTGGATCTCGGCGGCCGACAGGTCGATGTTGCTGGGCACCAGATCCATGTGCTTGACCCGGGTCTGCAGCAGCACGTCGTCCATCGACACCCGCGGCTCGACCAGGACGTTATGGATCGTCTTTTCCAGCTCGTAGTGCGGGACGCCCAGGCCGGCGGACAGCGCGCCCTGCGGGTCCATGTCCACCAGCAGCACGCGGCGGCCGTACTCGGCGAGCGCGGCACCCAGGTTGATGGTCGACGTGGTCTTCCCGACGCCGCCCTTCTGGTTGCACATGGCGACGACTTTGGCCGGGCCGTGCGAGGTGCGCGGCTGTGGCTCCGGGATCGCCCGCGGCGGCCGCCCGGTCAGACCGAGCTCGACGCCGTTGTCCGGCTGCTCGGTCATGGCGGGGGTGTTCGGGAAGTGAACATCGTCGAAAAGTCTAACGGGTTCGCCGCGCGAAACTCGGCAACCCGCAGGCAATTAACCAGCCAATACGGGCAAAAATCGATGGTAGAACGCACATCCCGACAGCCTATTCACTCCAGTCACAGCAGCACCACTTTCCGACAGTTGTGCGGCCTCGCGGCGGGGCCGGCGGCATCGCCACCCGCCTATCGTGGCGTCCATGAGCCTGAAGCGACGGATACCTCTACTGCGTTGGTCGGTCTGGCGCATGGCCACCGGGAATCGCAACATCACCACGACGGGCCAGATCGGTGACGGGCGCGAAGCGGCCGCCGTCGAGTACGTGCTGGCGAACGCGCGAGCCGGCGACATCGACGACGTGCTGGCCACCATCGACAAGTTCGCCTACCAGAAATCGCTGCTGATCAACGTCGGCGACGAGAAGGGGCTGCTGCTCGACGCCGCGGTGCGCCGCGCGAATCCGGCGGTGGCACTGGAGTTGGGCACCTACGTCGGATACGGCGCGCTGCGGATCGCCAGGGCGGCCCCGAACGCCAAGGTGTACTCCGTCGAACTCGCCGAGGCCAACGCCGCCAACGCCCGCCAGATCTGGGTGCACGCCGGCGTCGCCGACCGGGTGACGTGCGTGGTCGGCACCATCGGCGACGGCGGGCGCACCCTGGACGCGCTGGCCAACGAGCACGGGTTCGCCGAAGGCACACTGGATTTCGTGTTCCTCGACCACGACAAGGACGCCTACCTCGGAGACCTGAAGAGCGTCATGGAGCGCGGCTGGCTGCATCCGGGCTCGATCGTGGTCGCCGACAACGTCCGGGTGCCGGGCGCGCCGAAGTACCGCGAGTACATGCACCGCCAGCAGGGCAAGCGATTCAACACCGTCGAGCACAAGGCGCACCTCGAGTACCAGACGATGCTGTCCGACCTGGTGCTGGAGTCCGACTACCTCGGCGACTGAGCGGCTACTGCGCCCGCGGGTGGGCCTCGGCCCACACTTCGCGCAGCGCGTGCACGGTGACCATCGTGTAGATCTGCGTCGTCGTCACCGAGGCGTGGCCGAGCAGCTCCTGCACGACGCGTACGTCGGCGCCGCCCTCCAGCAGGTGGGTGGCGAAGGAATGCCGCAGCATGTGCGGCGACACCCCCGAGGTGATCCCGGCGCGTTCGGCCGCGTCCTGCAGGACCTGCCACGCGCTCTGCCGCGACAGCCGCCCGCCGCGCACATTGAGGAAAATGCCCGGCGTCCCGCGCCCGCGGCGGGCCAGCTCTGAACGGCCCCGCACCAAATACGCATCCAGCGCGGCCACGGCCGGACGCCCGATCGGCACCAGCCGCTGCTTGCCGCCTTTGCCGCGCAACAACACCGACCGGGCGTGCGTGTCCACGTCGTCGACGTCGAGGCCGACGGCTTCGGAGATCCGCGCGCCGGTGGAGTACAGGAGTTCGAGCAGCGCCCGGTTACGCAGCGTCAGCGGGCCGTCTGCCGGGCTCTCGCCGCCGGCGGCCTCCAGCAGCGCCAGCACCTGATCGATGGTCAGGCTTTTGGGCAGCCGCCGGCCCGGCGTCGGCGGACGGACCGCGCGCGCCACGTCGAGTTCGGCCAGCCCTTCGGCGGCGGCGAACCGGTGCAGGCCGCGCACCGCGATCAGCGCCCGCGCCGCCGACACCGCGGACAGCGCGGCGGCCCCGGTGTCCGGATCGCCGCGGCGCAACGCCACCAAGAACTCGCTCACGTCGTTCTCGCCCACCTTGGCCAGATCGTGAATTCCGCGGTCCGACAAGTGTTTTGTGTAGCGGCGCAGGTCGCGGCTGTACGAGCTCAGGGTGTTCGCGGCAACGCCGCGCTCGATCGTGAGGTGGTCGAGGTAGCCCTGTAGCTGTGACTCCAGGGCAACTTTCACTGCGAGGCCTTCCGCGCCGCGAACGCGGTCGGCTTGTCTTTCCACGGGCTGTCCACCGGGCGGGTGTGCATGAACTCTCTGGTGACCACGTGTGCGGCCATAATCCCAGCGACGGCAATGGAATTGACGATCTCACCGTTGAGTGCCTGCTGCGCGGCATCCTCCAGGGAAAACCACTGCAGCTTCATGTCGGCTTCTTCGTCATGCGCCTCGGGCCGATCCACTTGGCTCAATTCGGTCGCCAGGTAGACGCGCACCGATTCGTCGCTGAAGCCGGGCGTGGAATCCAGATCTACCAGCACCCGCCAGTCGCCGGCTTTTAGGCCGGCCTCTTCCTGCAGCTCCCTGGCCGCGGTCAGATGCGGCGCCTCGCCGTGGACGTCGAGCAGCCCGGCCGGCAGCTCCCACAGTCGGCGCCCGAGCGGGTGCCGATACTGATAGACCATGAGGATGTTGTCGTCGTCGTCCATCGCCACCACGGCGACGGCGCCGAAGTGCTCGACGACCTCCCTGGTGACTTCGTTACCGCCCGGCATCCGAACCTGATCGCGCCGCAGCGCGAAAATCTTTCCGATGTATAAGGTTTCGGACGACGTGGTCTCGAAGGCGTGCTCAGCCACGGGCTGCGGGTTCAGGTAGCGA
This window harbors:
- a CDS encoding O-methyltransferase, yielding MSLKRRIPLLRWSVWRMATGNRNITTTGQIGDGREAAAVEYVLANARAGDIDDVLATIDKFAYQKSLLINVGDEKGLLLDAAVRRANPAVALELGTYVGYGALRIARAAPNAKVYSVELAEANAANARQIWVHAGVADRVTCVVGTIGDGGRTLDALANEHGFAEGTLDFVFLDHDKDAYLGDLKSVMERGWLHPGSIVVADNVRVPGAPKYREYMHRQQGKRFNTVEHKAHLEYQTMLSDLVLESDYLGD
- the xerD gene encoding site-specific tyrosine recombinase XerD, with the protein product MKVALESQLQGYLDHLTIERGVAANTLSSYSRDLRRYTKHLSDRGIHDLAKVGENDVSEFLVALRRGDPDTGAAALSAVSAARALIAVRGLHRFAAAEGLAELDVARAVRPPTPGRRLPKSLTIDQVLALLEAAGGESPADGPLTLRNRALLELLYSTGARISEAVGLDVDDVDTHARSVLLRGKGGKQRLVPIGRPAVAALDAYLVRGRSELARRGRGTPGIFLNVRGGRLSRQSAWQVLQDAAERAGITSGVSPHMLRHSFATHLLEGGADVRVVQELLGHASVTTTQIYTMVTVHALREVWAEAHPRAQ
- a CDS encoding NUDIX domain-containing protein, encoding MAEHAFETTSSETLYIGKIFALRRDQVRMPGGNEVTREVVEHFGAVAVVAMDDDDNILMVYQYRHPLGRRLWELPAGLLDVHGEAPHLTAARELQEEAGLKAGDWRVLVDLDSTPGFSDESVRVYLATELSQVDRPEAHDEEADMKLQWFSLEDAAQQALNGEIVNSIAVAGIMAAHVVTREFMHTRPVDSPWKDKPTAFAARKASQ